GGAAAACGGCAGACAATACCGGCAAAAATGATCAGGGAAATACCATTGCCAACGCCATTTTCAGTGATCTGCTCCCCAAGCCACATGATCAGAACCGTTCCGGCCGTCAATGTCAGGATCGTTATGATCCGAAACGACCATCCCGCAGCCAGGACAACGGGAGCCCCGGTGGGACTGGACATACTTTCAAGTCCAATGGCAATGCCAAGTCCCTGTACCAGGGTGATGAGAACGGTACCATACCTGGTGTACTGGGTGATTTTTTTCCGGCCTGCCTCGCCTTCTTCCTTGCTGAGCCGCTTGAGATCCGGGCTGACCACGGTCAAAAGCTGAATGATGATCGAAGCCGAAATATAGGGCATGATCCCCAAGGCAAAGACCGAGAGATTCCGCAGGCCACCACCGGAAAACATGTCGAAAAGGCCGAACAACGTGTTCTGAGCATTGGCAAAGAAATCGGACAGGGCATTTCCATCAACACCCGGAATGGGCAAATGAATGCCCACCCGATAAATTGCCAGAAAGAGAAAGGTGAACAGTAATCTTCGTTTAAGTTCCTGAACGCCGCTATTCATTGATGCCGACATAATGACCTATCCTTCAAGTGCCGTGGCTTTGCCCCCGGCCTGAGTGATCTTTTCCGCAGCTTTCTTGGAAAAGGCATGCGCAGTAATGGTCACGGGACCGGAAAGTTCGCCATCAGCAAGAATCTTGATGGGAGCGTTCTTGTTGCAACAGGAACATGTATACAGATCATCCAGGGTCAATTCGGTGGCCTCGGGAAAGTGACGGCTGATCTGATACAGGTTGATGGTTTGATACTTCACACGAAAGGGATTCTTGAAACCACGCTTGGGAAGCCGACGCTGCAAAGGCATCTGTCCGCCTTCAAAACCAGGGCGAACTCCACCACCGGAGCGGGCATTCTGTCCCTTGTTTCCCTTTCCGCTGGTACATCCCTGACCAGTGGCAGAACCGCGGCCGACACGTTTGCGCTGGGCACGCTGCTCTGGATATGGATACAGTTCATGTAAATTCATTACTTTACAACCTCTACTAAATGACGAACACGTTTAATCATTCCCAGTGTACAGGAATTATCCGGAAGCTCGTTGGTGGAATCGATCTTGCCGAGTCCCAGAGCCCTGACAGTCTTTCTTTGTCGTGGATTGCACCCGATAATACTTTTGACAAGTCTGACCTTGATCATGAAAACACCTATTTGCGAGTGATGGTTATTTTCTTCCCACGAATATTGCTCACTTCCTCGGCCCCCCGAAGTCCTTCGAGACCGGCAAAGGTGGCTCGCAATACATTGTGTGGGTTGTTCGTGCCAATAGCCTTGGTCAAGATATCGTGCACCCCAACAGCTTCCATGATGGCACGCACGGGTCCGCCAGCAATGATGCCGGTACCCTTGGAGGCAGGCTTGAGCAGGACACGACCAGCACCAAAGATCCCGGTCGTCTGGTAAGGGATGGTCCCCTCGATGAGGGAAATCTTCTTCATGGCGCGCTTGGCACGATCGGAAGCCTTTTTAATGGCATCGGGAACCTGATTGGCCTTACCCAGACCATACCCGACGCTCCCATTTCCATCTCCTACGACGACAAGTGCACTGAAGCTGAAGCGACGACCGCCCTTGACAACCTTGGCGACCCTGTTGAGATAAACGACTTTTTCGATAAATTCGCTCTCGGTTGGCTGCATGAATGACCTCTATTAAAATTTTAAACCGGCTTCGCGTGCACTGTCTGCAAAAGCCTTGACTTTACCATGAAATACATACCCGTTCCTGTCGAAAACAACGGCAGAAATATCCTGCTTCAAGGCTTCTTCGGCAATGCGCTTGCCAATGACCTTGGCGGTCTCGATATTGGCGCTACCGTTCTTGAATTCGTCCATGGCCAAGGAAGAAGAGGAAACCAGTGTGGTACCGGCATCATCATTGATCAGCTGGGCATAGATATGCTTGTTCGAACGGAATACCACGAGACGCGGTCTCTCTGCGGTACCGAAAATTTTCTTCCGGATACGGATTTTTCTTTTTAATCTCGCTTGTCTCTTGCTAGATTTCATCGATTTACCTACTTAGCGCCGGATTTGCCGGCCTTGCGGCGGATCTGTTCGTTAACATACTTGATCCCCTTGCCCTTGTACGGCTCCGGAGGACGGACCCTTCTGATCTGAGCGGCTGTTTCGCCAACCAACTGCTTGTCACATCCGGACAGGGAAATCTTGTTACCCTCAACCTTGCCATCAACTCCCTGGGGAAGCGTAAAATGCACAGGGTGGGAGTAACCAACATTAAGTTCGAGATCAGAGCCCTTGAGGTTGACCTTGTATCCAACACCGACCAGTTCGAGCTCTTTGACAAACCCTTTTGAAACGCCTTCAATGGCATTGTGGATCAAAGAGCGACACAGTCCATGGTGGCACTTGCTGGTTTTTTCATCATCGTCGCGAGACAGCGTCACACTGCCATCGACCAGCTCGGCATGGATCTTTTCATGAAGATCAACCGTCAAGGTCCCCTTTGGTCCTTTTACCTCTACCAAGTGTTCCTTGACGTTCAAATCTACATCCTTGGGAACATCTATCGGCTTTCTACCAATTCTTGACATAGTTTCCTCACTACCAGATTTCGCAGAGGAGTTCTCCGCCGATTCCCAATTCCTTGGCCTTGCCGCCCTCCATGATACCCTGTGAGGTGGAAAGGATACAGATGCCAAGGCCATTCTGAACAGCCGGGATATCCGCTTTGCCGACATAAACGCGACGGCCTGGCTTGCTGATACGCTTGAGACCGGAAAATGCCGGCCGCCCTTCATGATACTTCAAACGGATATCAATGGAATTATCCGTGATTTCATAATCCTGAACATATCCCTCATCCTTGAAAATGGCGACCATGGCTGCCTTGGTTTTACTCAGCGGGGCAGACACTGTCTCATGGAGCGCCATTTGTGCATTGCGGATTCTGGTCAGGATATCTGCGATTGGATCTACTACTGACATATGCACATTCCTCGTTTACCAGCTAGATTTACGGACGCCGGGGAGCTCACCGGCCAAAGCCATGTTGCGGAAGCAGATGCGGCAGATCCCGTATTTACGCATGTAGGCACGCGGCCTCCCGCACAAAGGGCACCTGTTATATTTGCGTGTCGAAAATTTTGGCTTCCGCTTCGCTTTGACCCTTAATGATGTCTTTGCCAAAATACTCCTCCTTTATTTCTTGAAAGGCATACCGAGCAAGTCTAACAAACGCTTGCCTTCCTTGTCGGTGGTTGCGGAAGTCACAATGGTAATGTTCATGCCCTTCACTCGGTCAACATCATCCATGTTGATTTCAGGGAAAATCGTGTGGTCCTTGATCCCAAGGGTAAAATTTCCCCTTCCATCAAAACCCTTGTCAGGTATCCCGCGGAAATCTCTCACCCGTGGAAGAGCAACATTCAAGAGCTTGTCAAGAAAATACCACATTCTCTCCCGACGCAATGTAACACAGCACCCAATGGGCTGGCCCTCACGCAGTTTGAACGCAGCGATAGACTTTTTGGCCCTGGTCACAACAGCCTTCTGACCAGCAATCAAGCTCAATTCCTTTGCAGCATCCTGAATCAGTTTATTATCCTGGCTACCTTCGCCAAGACCCATGTTCAATGAAACAAACTTCAGACCGGGTACCTGCATTGTTGAGGAATAATTAAATTCCTTTTTCAATTCCGGGGCTACTTTTGTTGTATAAATTTCACTCAGTCGCGTCATTATAGTCCCCTAACTCATCACTTCGTTACATTTCTTGCAGTAACGAACTTTTTTTCCGCCATCAGCTATCTTGTAACCAACCCTGGTTGGTTTGGTGCAGGATTCACATATAAGCTGGACGTTCGAAACATGCAGGGGGGCTTCCTTGTCTACGATCCCACCCTGTTCATTCTTGTACGGGTTGGGTTTGACATGGCGTTTGACCATGTTCACGTTTTCAACAAGGAGAAGATCCTTGTTCTTGAAGATCTTCTTTACCTTTCCTGTCTTTCCCTTGTCCTTTCCTGCAAGGACAATCACAGTATCGTCTTTATGAATTTTCCTGGTTTTCATAGTAAATCCTATAAAACCTCAGGCGCCAGGGACACGATCTTCATGAAATTTTTGGCTCTCAATTCTCTGGCCACGGGGCCGAAAATACGTGTTCCTACTGGGTCAAGGTTCTTGCTGAGTATGACAGCGGAGTTATTGTCGAACCGGATATAAGAACCATCGGGACGACCGATTTCCTTCTTGGTCCGGACAATGACAGCCTTCATGACATCGCCTTTTTTGACTTTGGAGTGGGGCATCGCTTCCTTGACGGAAACGACAATGAGATCACCGACACTGGCATAGCGGCGATGGCTCCCTCCAAGAACCTTGATACAGCAGACCTTCTTTGCACCTGAATTATCAGCTACATCAAGAGTTGATTGTACTTGTATCATCCTTATCCCCTAAAGAGCCTTTTCAATAATTTTCGTAAGATGCCAACGCTTATTGGCACTCAGAGGTCTGTGTTCTACAATCTGGACCTTGTCACCGACCCGGCATTCATTCTTCGGATCGTGGGCCATGAACTTTTTCCTGCGACGGATGTATTTTTTCAAGACAGGATGCTTGATGAGTGTCTCAACTCTGACGACAATGGTCTTATCGTTCTTGTCGCTCACGACAAAGCCCGTCATGCGTCTCTTGTTGGCCTTCTGTTCGCTTGTAGCCATGTTCTAGTTCTCCATCTCTTTTTCGCCAAGGACACCCAGAATACGGGCGATGTTTTTCTTGACCTTGGAAATACGCTGCGTGTTTTCGAGCTGGGCAGTGGCATGTTGAAAGCGAAGATTCATCAACTCCTGACGATACTCCGTCAACTTCTCATGAAGCTTGTCGACATCGAATGTTCTCATTTCGGAAGCTTTCATATCAGGACTCCTTAACAACGATTTGGGTCTTGAATGGCAGCTTGTAAGACGCCAACTTCAGTGCACGTTTGGCCAACTCGATATCGACCCCCTTGATCTCGTACAAAACCTTGCCTCGGCGAACCGGAGCACACCATCCGCACGGCGCTCCCTTACCCTTTCCCTGACGGGTTTCAGCGGGCTTGGAGGTAATGGGTTTGTCAGGAAACACGCGAATAAAGACCTTTCCGCCCCTTTTGATATGACGCATCATGGCAACACGAGCGGATTCGATCTGCTGGTTGGTCAGTTTGCCACTTTCAAGAGCCTTCAGGCCAACCTCGCCAAAGGAAACAAGATTCCCACGGGATGCCTGTCCCTTGATCCTGCCTTTTTGCTGCTTTCTGAATTTAACTTTCTTTGGACTCAGCATTATCGACGACCCTCATCTAAAATATCACCCTTGTAGATCCACACCTTGACGCCGATAACTCCATAAGTAGTTGCGGCCTGAGCGAATCCGTAATCGATATCGGCACGCAACGTATGCAGGGGAACGCGACCTTCTCGCTGCCATTCGGTTCTGGCGATTTCAGCACCGCCCAACCGGCCGGAGCAGGAAACCTTGATTCCCTGGGCACCGAACTTTTCGGCAATGGTGATGGTTCGCTTGGTCGCCCTACGAAAGGCAACCCGACGTTCGAGCTGCATGGCGATGTTTTCAGCCACAAGTTGGGCATCAACTTCAGGTCGGCGAATTTCGTTGACTTCGATCAAAAATTCACCTGAAAATTTGTTTCTAAGATCAGCACGAAGCTTTTCAATCTCAACACCCTTCCGCCCGATAACAATGCCCGGCCTGGCAGTAAAAAGAATCAACCGGACCTTGTCAGCTGCGCGTTCAATTTCAATCTTCGAAATTCCGGCGTGATAGAGCTTTTTCTTGATATAGCTCCTCAGCTTCTTGTCCTCATGCACAAATTTGGGATACTCTTTGGTTGCAAACCAGCGTGAAAGCCAGTTTTTGTTGTATCCTAAACGGAATCCATATGGATGTATCTTCTGACCCAAGGCAATGTCCTCCTATAGCTCATCAACAATTACGGTAACATGGCTTGTACGCTTGAAAATGCGATAAGCTCGGCCCATTGCCCTTGGCTGAATCCTCTTCCAAGTGGGTCCTTCGTTTACCATGACCCGCTTGACAAAAAGATTATCAACATCCAGCCCTGTATTGGCTTCAGCATTAGCAATAGCAGAATCCAATACCTTCAAAATTACCTTTGCGGCTTTCTTGGGTGTAAACTTGAGGATGTTGATGGCATCCTCCACAGTTTTCCCGCTGATATTTCTTGCGACAAGCCGGGTCTTCTGCGCTGAAATCCGCATATATTTGGCGGTTGCTTTCACTTCCATGGACTACTTTCCTTTTACCTGGCTTTTTTTGTCACCGGCATGTCCCCGAAACGTCCGCGTGGGAGAAAATTCACCCAGCTTGTGGCCAACCATGTTTTCGGTAACAAAGACGGGAACAAATTGTTTGCCGTTGTGCACAGCGAAGGTCATCCCGACCATTTCCGGGATAATGGTCGATCGCCGCGACCAGGTCTTTATCACCTGACGACTGTTATCCCTGACGGCCCGATCAACCTTGGCCAGCAAATGATCGTCAACAAAAAAACCTTTTTTCAATGATCTTGGCATGTTATCTCCTACTTCCGGCCACGGCGTTTAACGATCAAACGCGAGGATTGCTTCTTGGGGTTCCTGGTCTTGTATCCCTTGGTAGGCTTACCCCAGGGAGTGACAGGATGACGACCACCGGAACTGCGGCCCTCACCACCACCAAGCGGATGATCAATGGGGTTCATGGCAACGCCGCGTACTTCAGGACGCTTGCCTTTCCAACGATTACGACCGGCCTTACCGATACTGATGTTTTCATAGTCAAGGTTGCCGACCTGGCCGATAGTGGCCATGTTTGCCGCCAGGACCCTGCGAACCTCACCCGAAGGAAGCCGCAACAAGGCATACTTGCCTTCCTTGGCCACCAGCTGGGCATAGGTTCCGGCCGATCGGGCCATCTGCCCACCCTTGCCGGGATACAGTTCGATGTTGTGAACGATGGTTCCCTGGGGAATCTTGGCCAAAGGCAAGGCATTCCCTGTGGTAATATCGGCCTTTTCACCAGCAATGACCGTATCGCCCACCTTCATCCCGTTGGCGGCAAGAATATAGCGCTTTTCGCCATCGGCATAATGGAGCAGGGCAATGCGGGCACTTCGGTTGGGATCGTACTCGATGGTAGCGACCTTGGCGGGGATATCAAGCTTCTGTCTCTTGAAATCGATCATGCGATAACGACGCTTGTTGCCGCCGCCACGACGCCGCGAGGTAACCCGTCCATAGTTGTTGCGGCCACCTGTTGTGGAAATCCCTCGAGTAAGCGACCTTTCAGGTTGCGACCGAGTGATCTCTTCAAAGGTAGATACCGTCTGTGCTCTCCTACCTGGTGAGGTAGGTTTCAATTTGCGTACAGCCATTCCTACACCCCTTCAAAAAAATCTATTTTATCACCTGGCGACAGGTTGACATAGGCCTTTTTGCAACCTGGAATCCTGCCGACGGCACGACCCATCTTCTTTCTGACCCTGGGTCTGTACTTGACAACATTGACCGACTGCACAGTGACGTTGAAAAGTTCCTCGATCGCCTTGGAAATGTCATGCTTGGATGCCCGAGGATGCACGTAAAAAGCGATCTTTTCATCCTGTTCTTTCATCAGGGTGGTTTTTTCGGAGAGCAGCGGTTTGATAAGAACCTGTGTATTTTCCATCTTACTGTAACCTCTCCTGAAGCTTTTCAACGGCACCCTGCTCCATCACGAGCTGAGGATGCCGTAATATATCATAAACATTCAATGCATCCTGGGTCGTAACCTGGACACCGGGAACATTGCGGGCTGAAAGGGTAAGGTTTTTATACTCTTCGGGGACAACAATCAAGACTTTTTTCAGGCCCAGTCGCTCGCGCAATCCCACAAAGGCTTTGGTCTTGATTTCATTGAGATCCAGCTTGTCAACAATGAGCATGTCATCCTGAACAAAACGGGAGGTCAACGCCATTTTCAGGGCCAACCGCCGGATCTTCTTGTTCACCTTGAACGAGTAATCCCTTGCCTGGGGACCGTGAACCACGGCACCACCCTTCCACAAGGGTGAACGAACCGAGCCGGCACGAGCACGTCCCGTCCCCTTCTGCCGCCAGGGTTTCTTTCCTCCCCCACGGATCAGGGCACGGTTTTTCACACCAACGGTTCCTGCACGCCTTGCATTCCGAAAGGCCCGCACAACAAAGTGCAGGATTTCCGGCTTTACCTCAACAGAAAAAATATCATCGGTCAGATCCATCTCGCCGACGACATTCTTTTCCTGGTTGTATATTTTTGCCATTGCCATAGCAGTTCTCCTTAACTCCTCTTGCGAAGAAGGACGACGCCCTTCTTCGGACCGGGTACCTGCCCCCGGATGATCACCAGGTTATCCTCGGGTCTGACATCAACAACCTCGAGGTTGAGAGAGGTCACATTCTTGTTACCCATCTGCCCGGCCATCTTTTTGCCCTTGAAAACCTTCCCGGGGTAGGCGCACTGACCAATACCACCTGTTGCCCGGTGGACCTTTTCATGACCATGGGATGCAGGAGCTCCGCCAAAATTCCAACGTTTCATGGGACCGGCAAATCCGTGGCCCTTGGATGTTCCACGCACGTCAATCCGTTCCCCGGGAGAAAAAATATCCGCGGTGATAGTTTGACCGACCTCGTAACTATCGACATCTTCGGTTCGAAACTCGTTGAGATATCGATAGAAACCGCAGTCAGCCTTGAGCTGATGCCCCCGTTTCGGCTTGTTCAGCCTGTGGGAGGCAATGGGCTCGAACCCAACCTGGATGGCATTGTATCCATCCTTTTCTTCAACCTTTTTCTGGATCACCGGGCAGGGACCGACCTCGATGACGGTTGCGGGAACCACTGTCCCGTCATCCGCAAAGATGCGTGTCATACCCAGTTTTTTTCCGATAAGGCCCAATGTTTTTTTCATGGCTTGCTCTCTTTTCGCGACTAAAGCTTGATTTCGACATCGACGCCGGCAGGCAGATTGAGTTTGCCAAGGGCATCAACGGTCTGCTGTGTTGGTTCGAGGACATCAAGAAGCCGTTTGTGGATTCTGATTTCAAACTGTTCGCGAGATTTCTTGTCCACATGCACGGAGCGCTGAATCGTGGTCTTGTGAATTCTGGTCGGCAAGGGAATGGGGCCTGCGATGCTGGCACCGGTATTCTTGGCCGAGTCAACAATCTCAGCTACGGCTTTATCTAAGATACGATAATCATACGCCCTTAGTTTGATTCTAATTTTATCGCTATTCATGACAGTTTTCCTAAATGTTGCGAATAAACCGGTTTGGCCTTGTGGGCGCACGCGGGTCCCATCCCCCGTGCTCTTCACGATGCTCCTAGATCTTTTTCAAAAGCTCTTCAGCAACAGAAGACGGTACTTTTTCATAATGATCGAACAGCATGGAATATGTGGCACGCCCCTGGGTCTTGGACCGAAGATCCGTGGCATATCCGAACATGTTGCTCAAGGGGATGTAGGCACGAATGATCTGCGTTCCCATGCGGGCTTCCATGTTGCTCACCTTGCCGCGGCGTCCGTTCACATCACCCATGACGTCTCCGAGATATTCTTCGGGAGTAAGGATCTCCACGAACATAATCGGCTCCAGGATGACGCCTCCGGCCTTTCTGCAGGCTTCCTTGATGGCCATGGAACCGGCAATGTAAAATGCCTGCTCGGAAGAATCCACATCATGGTAGGATCCGTACACAAGACGGACCTTGATATCGACCACAGGGAATCCCGCAAGCACACCACTGGTCAGTGCATTCTGGATACCCTTGTCCACGGCGGGAATATATTCCTTGGGAATGACGCCACCGACAATCTTGTTTTCGAACTCGTAGCCCTTACCGGGCTCCTGGGGTTCGACCTCGATGACCACGTGCCCGTACTGACCACGACCACCCGACTGCTTGGCGTACTTGAGATCTTCCTTGACCGCTTTGGTTATGGTTTCCCGATAGGCAACCTGAGGCTGGCCCACATTGGCGTCCACCCCGAACTCGCGGGTGAGGCGATCAACAATGATCTCAAGGTGCAGCTCGCCCATGCCGGCAATAAGGGTCTGTCCGGTTTCATCATTGCTTTTCACCCTGAAGGAAGGATCTTCCTTGGCCAGCTTCTGCAGGGCCTGGCTCAGGGAATCGCGGTCGGACTTGGTCTTGGGCTCAATGGCAACCTCGATGACCGGATCAGGGAAATCAATGGACTCGAGAAGCACAGGACGTTCCTGTGCGCACAAGGTCTCACCGGTGGCGGTATATTTCAGACCGACAGCCGCAACAATGTCCCCGGCGTAGGCTTCCTTGATCTCCTCACGCTTGTTGGCGTGCATCTTGAGCAATCGACCGATACGCTCCTTCTTGCCGGATGCGGCGTTGAGCACCGTTGTACCGGCAACGATCTTGCCGGAATAAATGCGCAAAAAGGTCAGATGCCCGATAAAGGGATCGGCCATGAGCTTGAAGGCCAGCGCTCCCAGAGGAGCATCGTCCTCGCAGGGACATTCGATCTGCTCTTCGGAATCCGGGGCATGACCGACCATAACCGGAATGTCCACGGGCGAAGGAAGATAGGACACAATGGCGTCAAGCAGGGGCTGAACGCCCTTGTTCTTGAAGGCGGATCCACAAAGAACAGGACAGATGCTCAGATTGATCGTTTCCTTGCGTACCGCCTCCCCAAGTTCCTCGGGGCTGATCTCTTCACCTTCAAGATAGCGGTCAAGCAAGGTCTCGTCTTCCTCAGCCACGGCCTCGATCAGCGACTGACGCCACTGCTCGGCCTCATCCTTCAATTCTTCGGGGATGGGGACAAATTCGTAGTTCTTTCCCATGGACTGCTCGTCAAAAATCAGGGCCTTGCCATGGATGAGATCCACAACGCCCTCAAAAGCTTCTTCGCTGCCAATGGGAATCTGCAAAGGAACCGGCTTGGCCTTGAGACGTGAGGAGATCATCCCCACAACCCGAAAAAAATCGGCTCCTGACCGGTCCATCTTATTGACAAAAGCAATACGGGGAACCTTGTACCGATCGGCCTGGCGCCATACGGTTTCGGACTG
The window above is part of the Desulfoplanes formicivorans genome. Proteins encoded here:
- the fusA gene encoding elongation factor G gives rise to the protein MARVVPIKKQRNIGIMAHIDAGKTTTTERILYYTGVSHKLGEVHDGQATMDWMEQEQERGITITSAATTCFWDDHRINIIDTPGHVDFTVEVERALRVLDGAVAVFCAVGGVEPQSETVWRQADRYKVPRIAFVNKMDRSGADFFRVVGMISSRLKAKPVPLQIPIGSEEAFEGVVDLIHGKALIFDEQSMGKNYEFVPIPEELKDEAEQWRQSLIEAVAEEDETLLDRYLEGEEISPEELGEAVRKETINLSICPVLCGSAFKNKGVQPLLDAIVSYLPSPVDIPVMVGHAPDSEEQIECPCEDDAPLGALAFKLMADPFIGHLTFLRIYSGKIVAGTTVLNAASGKKERIGRLLKMHANKREEIKEAYAGDIVAAVGLKYTATGETLCAQERPVLLESIDFPDPVIEVAIEPKTKSDRDSLSQALQKLAKEDPSFRVKSNDETGQTLIAGMGELHLEIIVDRLTREFGVDANVGQPQVAYRETITKAVKEDLKYAKQSGGRGQYGHVVIEVEPQEPGKGYEFENKIVGGVIPKEYIPAVDKGIQNALTSGVLAGFPVVDIKVRLVYGSYHDVDSSEQAFYIAGSMAIKEACRKAGGVILEPIMFVEILTPEEYLGDVMGDVNGRRGKVSNMEARMGTQIIRAYIPLSNMFGYATDLRSKTQGRATYSMLFDHYEKVPSSVAEELLKKI